The Streptomyces racemochromogenes DNA segment CCTGGCCGCCCACGGCGACGAGCGCAGGGCCACCACCCGCATCTTCGGCTCCCGCCCCGGCACCTACGGCGCGGGCATCCTCCAGCTGATCGACTCCCGTGACTGGCGTACGGACGCCGACCTGGCGGAGGTCTACACCGTCTGGGGCGGCTACGCGTACGGCCGCGGCCTGGAGGGCCGTCCGGCGCGAGCCGAGATGGAGACGGCGTACAAGCGCATCACCGTCGCCGCGAAGAACACGGACACCCGCGAGCACGACATCGCCGACTCCGACGACTACTTCCAGTACCACGGCGGCATGGTGGCCACCGTGCGCGCCCTGCGCGGCACGGCCCCCGAGGCGTACATCGGCGACTCCACCCGCCCGGAGACGGTCAAGACCCGCACCCTGGTCGAGGAGACCTCCCGCGTCTTCCGCGCCCGCGTGGTCAACCCCAAGTGGATCGAGGCGATGCGCCGCCACGGCTACAAGGGCGCCTTCGAGCTGGCGGCGACGGTCGACTACCTCTTCGGCTACGACGCCACGACGGGCGTGGTCGCGGACTGGATGTACGACAAGCTGACGCAGACGTACGTCCTCGACCCGGCCAACCGCGCCTTCCTGGAGGAGGCCAACCCGTGGGCCCTCCACGGGATCGCGGAACGCCTCCTGGAGGCCGAGTCCCGCGGCATGTGGGAGAAGCCGGACCCGCAGGTCCTGGAGGCGCTGCGCCAGGTCTACCTGGACACGGAGGGCAACCTGGAGGGCGAAGCCGAGTAGGCGGACGCCCGTGCGAACGTCACCTGAAGCGGTGAACTCCCCCTTGTCCGGGAGGCGCCGCGGGTAGGGCAGTGCTGATCTCGTGCGGGGGCCGGAACGCCGGCCCCCGCACCTTGACGAAAGGCCGGCCCCGCAGTGACGCAGCCGTTCCGCCTGCCGGAGTTCTACGTGCCGTACCCGGCGCGCCTCAACCCCCACCTGGAGGAGGCCAGGGCCCACAGCAGGCGGTGGGCGCGGGCGTTCGGGATGCTGGAGGGGTCCGGGGTGTGGGAGGAGTCGGACCTCGACTCGCACGACTACGCGCTGCTGTGCTCGTACACGCACCCCGACTGCGACGCCGAGGCGCTGTCCCTGGTCACCGACTGGTACGTGTGGGTGTTCTTCTTCGACGACCACTTCCTGGAGATGTTCAAGCGCTCCCAGGACCGGGCCGGCGCGAAGGCCTACCTGGACCGGCTGCCCGCCTTCATGCCGATGGACCTGGCGGAAGGTTTCCCCGAGGCCTCCAACCCCGTCGAGGCCGGGCTCGCCGACCTGTGGGCGCGTACGGTCCCGGCCATGTCGGCGGACTGGCGGGAGCGGTTCTCGCTCTCCACGAGGAACCTGCTCGACGAGTCCATGTGGGAGCTCGCCAACATCGGCATCGGCCGGGTGGCGAACCCCCTGGAGTACATCGAGATGCGCCGCAAGGTCGGCGGGGCGCCCTGGTCGGCCGGCCTGGTCGAGTACGTGGCCGCCGAGGTGCCGGCGCGGGTGGCGCACTCACGGCCGCTGGGCGTCCTGCGCGACGCCTTCTCCGACGCCGTGCACCTCAGGAACGACCTCTTCTCCTACCAGCGCGAGGTGGAGGACGAGGGCGAACTCTCCAACGCCGTCCTGGTGCTGGAGACCTTCCTCGGCTGCACCACCCAGCAGGCCGCCGAGGTCTCCAACGACCTGATCACCTCCCGGCTCCAGCAGTTCGAGCAGACCGCGCTGACCGAACTCCCCCGCCTCTTCGCCGAACACGCCCTGACGCCCGCCGAGACCGCGGCCGTGCTCGCCTACACCAAGGGCCTTCAGGACTGGCAGTCCGGCGGCCACGAGTGGCACATGGCCTCCAGCCGCTACATGAACGAGGGCGCCCGGGCCACCGGCCGGACGACGCTGCCCTTCCTCCCCTCCGGGCTCGGCACCAGCGCCTTCGACCTGCGTTCCGCCTTCACCCGCCGCTCGATGGAGCTGCGCCGCCGCTCCTTCACCCACGTCCCGTACCAGAAGACCGGCCCGCTGCTCCTCCCCGACATCCGGATGCCCTACGAGCTGCGCCTGAGCCCGCACCTGGGACAGGCCCGCGAGGGTTCGGTGGCGTGGGCGCGGCGGACGGGGCTGCTGGACGCGCAGCCCGGGGACCCGGGTTCGGCGATCTGGGACGAACAGAAGCTGCGCGGCTACGACTTCGCGCTCTGCTCGGCCGCCATCGCCCCTGCCGCGACCGCCGCGGCGCTGCTGCTCAACGCGTGCTGGCTGACCTGGGGGACGTATGCGGACGACTACTACCCCGTGGTGTTCGGGCGGACCGGCGACATCGCGGGCGCCAGGGCGGCCACCGCGCGGCTGGTCGCGATGATGCCGCCGCAGGACGGCGGTGCGGGGCCCGCGCCGGTGACCGTGCTGGAGCGGGGCCTCGCCGACCTGTGGGCGCGCACCGTCCGCGGCATGGCCGCGGCCGCCCGCGCCGAGTTCCGGGCGACGATGGTGGAGATGCTGGAGAGCTGGGTGTGGGAGGTGGAGAACCGGTTCCACCGCCGGGTCCCGGACCCGGTGGACTACGCGGAGATGCGCCGTCTGACGTTCGGCTCCCGGATGACCATGTACATGTGCCGGCTGGGGCAGGAGGGCCGGGGCATCCCGGACGAGGTGTACCGGTCGGGCACCATCCGGTCGCTGGAGAACGCGGCGGCCGACGCCGGGTGTCTCGTGAACGACATCTTCTCCTACCGCAAGGAGGTCGAGTTCGAGGGCGAGGTGCACAACCACGTCCTCGTCACGCGGAACTTCTTCGGCATCGGCTACCCCGAGGCGCTGCACATCTGCCACTCCCTGCTGGTGCAGCGCGTCGAGGAGTTCCAGCACATCGCCGCCGACCGGCTGCCCGTCCTCTGTGACGACCAGCGGCTCGACGCCGGGGCGCGGGCCGGGCTCGACGCGTACGTCGGCGGGCTCCGGGACTGGCTCGCGGGGGTCCTGCACTGGCACCGGACGACCCGCCGCTACCGGGACGAGGACCTGCGGCCGCCGGTCGACGCCCTGTCCACGCTGGTCCTGGGCAGCGGCTTCGGCATGGCGGCGGCCCGGATCCCGGGACGCTGAAACCCGCTGGTGGACGCTAGAACTCGTCGGAGGTGTGCGGCAGCGGCCCGGTGCGCAGCGCCGCGTCGAGGGCGGCGGCCGCGCCGGGGCGGTGCTCGGCGACGAGCCCTGCGGCGACGAGTTCCGCGACCCGGGTCCCGCCCAGGTAGCAGGCGGCCAGCTCCCGTACGTCCAGGGACAGGTCGGGTTCCGCGCGGGCGGTCTCGTACGTGGCCCCGCCGGGCCCGGCCTTGAGCCGGAACCGGCCCGCGTTGGCGGGCAGCCGGGCGTCGGTGAGGTCCAGGACGAGTTCCACGGGGGCGGCCCACGACCGCCCGGTGAGCGCGGCCCGTACGTCGACGAGCCGCAGCCACAGGGCCGGGTACTGGGCGGTGACCCTGACCTGGTCCCGGTCGGCGGCGAAGTGCAGCAGCGGGTCGTCCGGGGGGCGGCCCCACGCGGAGACCTTGCCGGTCAGGTCGAGGGAGGCCAGGCACTGCCACAGCGCGGCGGCGACGGCGGGGGTCTCGGCCTCCAGTTCCTCGACGCGGACGAGGCCCGGGCGGCCGCGGGCGGGCGGCGCCCCGTCGTCCTCGTGCTTCGTGCGGTAGAGGACGTAGCCCGCCACGGGTTCCCCCGGTTCCCCGAGGGCGATGATCCGGGGCGGGCCCAGCTCCTCGTCCTCCTCGTCCTGTTCGCAGAGCCACTCCTGGGCCCAGCGCTCCGCGCTCCGGCTGGGCCGGCCGGCCCGGGTCCGGCGGGCGGCTTCGTGGAAGGGGGCGATGACGGTGGGGACCTCGTCGGGGTCGACCAGCCGCAGCGGGCGCGGGTCGGGGGCGATGCGCAGGGCGAGGGGCCGGGTGGAGTCGATCTCGATGGTGGCGCCCTGGGTGGCGGCGCCGTAGCCGAAGCGGCCGTAGATGGCGGCTTCGGAGGCCCACAGGACGAGGAGGGGGCTGCCGTCGGCGCCGGCGCGGCGCAGCTGTTCGTCCATGAGGGCGGTCAGGACGCCCCGGCGGCGGTGGGTGGGGGCGACGGAGACGAAGGTGAGGCCGGGGCCGGCGAGGTCGGTGCCGCCGGGCACGGAGAGGCGGAAGGGGTGGGCGGCCATGAAGCCGACCAGTGCGTCGCCGTCGTAGGCGCCGAGGCGGGCGCAGCGGGCGAGCAGGCGGTGGTGCCGTTGGCGTGTCTGCGGTTCCGGGCGGTCGTGGAAGACCAGGTAGGCGAGCTCCTGAGCGCGGTCGATGTCGGCTTCGGGTACCTCGCGGATGTCCACCATGATCCGGAGACTAATCGGTCATCGCGGACCGCTCGCACCATATTGGCCGGATCTGCCCGTCCGGCCGGTCCCGATGCCGGGTCCGGCCGGTGTCCGGGCCTGTCGGCAGGGGCTCTCAGCGGGTGACGGGGCCGTTCCAGCCTGCCGGGACGTGACCGATTCGTACCCGTTGGGGGTGGTCGCCGACGGGGACGGAGACGCGGGGCGTCCCGGTGGCGAAGTCGATGGCGGTGACGCGGTCGGCGCCGCTCTCGGAGATGACGCAGGCGGTGCCGTCCCCGTTGACGGTGGCCCAGTAGGGCTTCGCGGCGGGGACGAGCGGCCCCTCGGCGAGGGTGGCGCGGTCGACGACGGTGGCGTAGTCGTCCATGGTGCCCGCGACGCAGAGCTTGCGGCCGTCGGGGCTCATGGACATGCCGTGGTGGCGGGAGTCGTTGACCCACTTGGTGCGGTCGGCGGGGGTGGCGGGGTTCTCGGGGAGGGTCTTGACGCGGGTGATCCGGTCGGAGGGGACGTCGTACTCGACGAAGCCGTTGAAGAAGGAGACCTGGAAGTAGAGCTTGGTCTCGTCGGGGCTGAAGGAGACCGGCCGTACGGCGTCGGAGAGGTCCCCGCGGCCGAAGGCGTCGAGGCGTTCGCGCATGTCGATGACGCGGACGGTGCGGAAGGTCTCGGTGTCGACGACGGTGATCTTCCGGTCGCCCTTGGTCCAGTCGAGCCAGGGTGCGTCGAGGGCGGAGGTGACGTCGCCGATCGCGCTGTTCCAGAGGTACCGGCCGCCCTGGGTGAAGGTGTTCTCGTGGGGTTTGTCGCCGGTGGTGAAGGATCCGGTCTGCCGGCCGGTGGCGATGTCGAGGACGTGGACGGTGTTGGCGGTCGAGGCGGAGACGGCGACGCGGGTGCCGTCGGGCGAGACGGCCATGTGGTCGGAGCGGTGACCGGCGACGGGGAAGCGCCAGTTGATCCGGCCGGTGCGGACGTCGATGGAGACCACGTCGGCGAAGCTGGGGCGGGAGACCACGACGGCGGAGCCGTCGGGGGTGGTGTACATGTCGTCGACGAACTGGTCGTGGCCCTCGCCCGCCGTGGCGCGGATGCCGAGGAAGAAGCCGAGCCTGACGGGGTTGAGGTAGATCTCGCGCAGGCGTTCCTCCTTGTCGGGGACGACGTTGATCCGGCCGACGCGGGCGAGGTCGCCGGTGGAGGCGAGGACGTCGGCGGTGCCCTCCCAGTTGTTGCCGACGAAGAGCACTTCGCGCAGGCCGCCGTCCGGCGGGGTCGCCGCCCGCGAGGCGGGGCCGAGGGTGGCGGCGAGGCCGGCCAGCGCCAGGGCGCAGGTGAGGCGGAGGGCGCGTGCGGGGGTGTGACGGGTCCGGGACATCCGCTCAACTCCGATACGGGAAAGCGCTGTTACCGGCCGGTAAAATAGGCGGGACATGCGGAAGGCGCAACCCCCGGGAGGGTCGCGCCTTCGCTCATGTCAGGGGGTCGCCCCTTCAGGCGACCGAGCCGATCCTGCCGATCACCGTGTTCGAGGTGTCGTGGTGGATCGGGATGTGCGCGCCGGTGAGGGCGGCTCCGCTGCCGCCGCGGCGGTTCGCCACGATCTCGGCGGCGATGGACAGCGCGGTCTCCTCCGGGGAGCGGGCGCCGAGGTCCAGGCCGATCGGGGAGCGCAGCCGGGCCAGTTCGAGTTCGCTCACGCCGACCTCGCGGAGCCGCTTGTTGCGGTCCTCGTGGGTGCGGCGGGAGCCCATGGCGCCGACGTAGGCGACGGGAAGCCTGAGGGCCAGTTCGAGCAGCGGTACGTCGAACTTGGCGTCGTGGGTGAGGACGCAGAGCACGGTCCGGCCGTCGACCCGGGCGGTCTCCAGGTAGCGGTGCGGCCAGTCGACCACGATCTCGTCCGCCTCGGGGAAACGCTTCTTCGTCGCGAAGACGGGCCGGGCGTCGCACAGCGTGACGTGGTAGCCGAGGAACTTGCCGATGCGCACCAGGGCGGAGGCGAAGTCGATGGCACCGAAGACGATCATCCGCGGGGGCGGGACGCTGGACTCGACCAGGACCTTGAGCGGCTCTCCGCAGAGCCGGCCGTCGGCGCCGATCTCCAGCACGCCGGTCTTCCCGGCGTCGAGCATGGCGCGGGCCTCTTCGGCGAGGGTGCGGTCCAGCTCGGGGTGGCCGCCGAAGCCTCCCTCGAAGGTGCCGTCGGGGCGGACCACGAGGGCGCGTCCGGTCAGCTCGGCCGGGCCTTCGGCGATCCGGGCCAGCGCGGCGGCCTCGCCCTGCGCGGCGGCACGCAGCGCGGTGGCGAGCACCTCCCGCAGGGGGGAGCCCACGGGGACCGGGGTGACCAGGATGTCGATGATCCCGCCGCAGGTCAGACCCACGGCGAAGGCATCGTCGTCGCTGTAGCCGAAGCGTTCCCGCACGGTCTCGCCGTCCTCGATCGCCTGCCGGCACAGCTCGTAGACCGCGCCCTCCACGCATCCGCCGGAGACCGAACCGATGGCCGTGCCCTCGCCGTCGACGGCGAGCGCGGCTCCGGGCTGCCGGGGAGCGCTCCCGCCGACCGCCACCACGGTGGCGACGGCGAAGTCACGTCCCTGCTCGACCCACCGGTTCAGTTCTTCGGCGATGTCCAGCATGTGCGGCCTCCTCGGAGAGGTTTCGGGTTCCAGTATCGGATGCGTGGAGGGTCAGGTGGTGCCCACGGGCCTCGCCCTACTTGACGCCGAGCCACGCCTCGATGGGGTGGAGGGCGAAGAAGACCAGGAAGACACCGGTCAGGACCCACATGAAGGCGCCGATCTCGCGGGCCTTGCCCTGCGCGACCTTGATGGCCACGTAGGAGATCACACCGGCGGCGACACCGGGGGTGATCGAGTAGGTGAAGGGCATGATCACCACGGTCAGGAAGACCGGGATGGCGGTGGCGGCGTCGGCCCAGTCCACGTGGCGGGCGTTCTGCATCATCATCGCGCCGATGATCACCAGGGCCGCGGAGGCGACCTCACCCGGGACGATCTGGGTGATCGGGGTGAAGAAGAGGCAGGCGGCGAAGAGCAGACCGCTGACGACGGAGGCGAGACCCGTGCGGGCACCCTCGCCGACACCGGTGGCGGACTCGACGAAGACCGTCTGGCCGGAGCCGCCGGCGATGCCGCCGATGGCGCCACCGGCACCGTCGATGAACAGCGCCTTGGACAGGCCCGGCATGCGGCCCTTGTCGTCGGCCAGCTTGGCCTCGGTGCCGACGCCGATGATGGTGGCCATCGCGTCGAAGAAGCCGGCGAGCACCAGGGTGAAGACGATCATGCCGACGGTCATGACGCCGACGTCGCCCCAGCCGCCGAACTCGACCTTGCCGAAGAGCGAGAAGTCCGGCATCGAGATCGCGGAGCCCTCGAGGGTCGGCGGACCGTTCTTCCAGGCCTTCGGGTCGATGTCCAGGACGG contains these protein-coding regions:
- a CDS encoding terpene synthase family protein, producing the protein MTQPFRLPEFYVPYPARLNPHLEEARAHSRRWARAFGMLEGSGVWEESDLDSHDYALLCSYTHPDCDAEALSLVTDWYVWVFFFDDHFLEMFKRSQDRAGAKAYLDRLPAFMPMDLAEGFPEASNPVEAGLADLWARTVPAMSADWRERFSLSTRNLLDESMWELANIGIGRVANPLEYIEMRRKVGGAPWSAGLVEYVAAEVPARVAHSRPLGVLRDAFSDAVHLRNDLFSYQREVEDEGELSNAVLVLETFLGCTTQQAAEVSNDLITSRLQQFEQTALTELPRLFAEHALTPAETAAVLAYTKGLQDWQSGGHEWHMASSRYMNEGARATGRTTLPFLPSGLGTSAFDLRSAFTRRSMELRRRSFTHVPYQKTGPLLLPDIRMPYELRLSPHLGQAREGSVAWARRTGLLDAQPGDPGSAIWDEQKLRGYDFALCSAAIAPAATAAALLLNACWLTWGTYADDYYPVVFGRTGDIAGARAATARLVAMMPPQDGGAGPAPVTVLERGLADLWARTVRGMAAAARAEFRATMVEMLESWVWEVENRFHRRVPDPVDYAEMRRLTFGSRMTMYMCRLGQEGRGIPDEVYRSGTIRSLENAAADAGCLVNDIFSYRKEVEFEGEVHNHVLVTRNFFGIGYPEALHICHSLLVQRVEEFQHIAADRLPVLCDDQRLDAGARAGLDAYVGGLRDWLAGVLHWHRTTRRYRDEDLRPPVDALSTLVLGSGFGMAAARIPGR
- a CDS encoding GNAT family N-acetyltransferase; its protein translation is MVDIREVPEADIDRAQELAYLVFHDRPEPQTRQRHHRLLARCARLGAYDGDALVGFMAAHPFRLSVPGGTDLAGPGLTFVSVAPTHRRRGVLTALMDEQLRRAGADGSPLLVLWASEAAIYGRFGYGAATQGATIEIDSTRPLALRIAPDPRPLRLVDPDEVPTVIAPFHEAARRTRAGRPSRSAERWAQEWLCEQDEEDEELGPPRIIALGEPGEPVAGYVLYRTKHEDDGAPPARGRPGLVRVEELEAETPAVAAALWQCLASLDLTGKVSAWGRPPDDPLLHFAADRDQVRVTAQYPALWLRLVDVRAALTGRSWAAPVELVLDLTDARLPANAGRFRLKAGPGGATYETARAEPDLSLDVRELAACYLGGTRVAELVAAGLVAEHRPGAAAALDAALRTGPLPHTSDEF
- a CDS encoding YncE family protein, whose protein sequence is MSRTRHTPARALRLTCALALAGLAATLGPASRAATPPDGGLREVLFVGNNWEGTADVLASTGDLARVGRINVVPDKEERLREIYLNPVRLGFFLGIRATAGEGHDQFVDDMYTTPDGSAVVVSRPSFADVVSIDVRTGRINWRFPVAGHRSDHMAVSPDGTRVAVSASTANTVHVLDIATGRQTGSFTTGDKPHENTFTQGGRYLWNSAIGDVTSALDAPWLDWTKGDRKITVVDTETFRTVRVIDMRERLDAFGRGDLSDAVRPVSFSPDETKLYFQVSFFNGFVEYDVPSDRITRVKTLPENPATPADRTKWVNDSRHHGMSMSPDGRKLCVAGTMDDYATVVDRATLAEGPLVPAAKPYWATVNGDGTACVISESGADRVTAIDFATGTPRVSVPVGDHPQRVRIGHVPAGWNGPVTR
- a CDS encoding XdhC family protein translates to MLDIAEELNRWVEQGRDFAVATVVAVGGSAPRQPGAALAVDGEGTAIGSVSGGCVEGAVYELCRQAIEDGETVRERFGYSDDDAFAVGLTCGGIIDILVTPVPVGSPLREVLATALRAAAQGEAAALARIAEGPAELTGRALVVRPDGTFEGGFGGHPELDRTLAEEARAMLDAGKTGVLEIGADGRLCGEPLKVLVESSVPPPRMIVFGAIDFASALVRIGKFLGYHVTLCDARPVFATKKRFPEADEIVVDWPHRYLETARVDGRTVLCVLTHDAKFDVPLLELALRLPVAYVGAMGSRRTHEDRNKRLREVGVSELELARLRSPIGLDLGARSPEETALSIAAEIVANRRGGSGAALTGAHIPIHHDTSNTVIGRIGSVA
- a CDS encoding NCS2 family permease, giving the protein MTQSSVEPKTTAEEAGDGTLNPAGRSWLDRYFHITHRGSNVGNEIRGGVTTFMAMAYILLLNPLILSGKDVAGDTMSQKALITATAFAAALTTLLMGFIGKVPLVLAAGLSVSGVLASQVAPQMTWPQAMGMCVMYGVVICLLVVTGLREMIMNAIPLALKHAITMGIGMFVALIGLVKAGFVGKGPEFGPPVQLGSVGELAGWPVLLFCVTLLGIFMLQARKIPGAILIGIVGGTVLAAILNAVLDIDPKAWKNGPPTLEGSAISMPDFSLFGKVEFGGWGDVGVMTVGMIVFTLVLAGFFDAMATIIGVGTEAKLADDKGRMPGLSKALFIDGAGGAIGGIAGGSGQTVFVESATGVGEGARTGLASVVSGLLFAACLFFTPITQIVPGEVASAALVIIGAMMMQNARHVDWADAATAIPVFLTVVIMPFTYSITPGVAAGVISYVAIKVAQGKAREIGAFMWVLTGVFLVFFALHPIEAWLGVK